A region of Phalacrocorax carbo chromosome 7, bPhaCar2.1, whole genome shotgun sequence DNA encodes the following proteins:
- the LRRC28 gene encoding leucine-rich repeat-containing protein 28 isoform X2 yields the protein MCLSLQYLTADRNHLWYVPRHLCQLPSLNELSMAGNRLAFLPLDLGRSRELQYVYVDNNIHLKGLPSYLYNKVIGCSGCGSPIQVSEVKLLSFSSGQLTVFLPAEVKSIGTEMDHVLPLQELAMRTLYNTYYRFLKDLNFLTPISLPKSLLELLHCPLGHCHRCSQPMFTIVYPKLFPLRETPMAGLHQGRTTVSFVAYCCSTQCLQTFDLLS from the exons ATGTGCCTTTCGCTGCAGTACTTGACTGCAGACCGAAACCACCTGTGGTATGTTCCTCGGCACCTGTGCCAACTACCAAGCCTCAATGAGCTCTCCATGGCTGGAAACCGCCTTGCGTTTTTGCCGCTTG ATTTAGGTCGTTCTCGGGAGCTACAATATGTTTATGTGGATAACAATATTCATCTGAAAGGTCTCCCATCTTACCTGTATAATAAAGTCATTGGTTGCAGTGG TTGTGGTTCTCCAATTCAAGTTTCAGAGGTGAAACTGCTCTCTTTTTCATCAGGCCAGTTAACTGTGTTCTTGCCAGCAGAGGTGAAATCTATAGGGACAGAAATGGATCATGTGCTGCCTTTGCAAGAACTGGCCATGAGGACCCTCTATAACACCTACTACAGGTTTTTAAAAG aTTTGAACTTTCTGACTCCAATCTCACTACCCAAAAGCCTCTTGGAATTGCTGCACTGTCCCTTGGGACACTGCCACCGCTGCAGCCAGCCTATGTTTACCATTGTCTACCCAAAGCTCTTTCCCTTGAGGGAAACTCCAATGGCAGGATTGCATCAAGG gaggACAACTGTTAGTTTTGTGGCATACTGCTGCTCCACCCAATGTCTGCAGACTTTTGACCTACTGAGTTGA